The Perca fluviatilis chromosome 3, GENO_Pfluv_1.0, whole genome shotgun sequence nucleotide sequence GCTAGTTTTACACTGGTGTAAACTGTGTGAGAGGAAGATGTATCAAAATAAGCAGTTGGTAAAAAGACCCTACAACCATATGATAATCCTTATGCTGAATACATAAATGTTTCAGTTGTTCTGTCctgaattaaataataaaatatgcaacacagtcccatggcaaaaaaataataatagtaagaGACGTGTGATACGCCCCTGCATTCTGTACTTAAATCTATAAGACCTGTGAAAGTCCTGAGCGCAAGCAGGCCGAGGCGGCCCATGCAAAGGTCTATCCTATAAATTCTTAATGGCGGGCCCGAGCGCAAGATAGATTACTCAGTTGAAAATGATCACCTTTGGGGCACTCAATCAATAATGATGGACTGGTGCCCAAAGCCTTGTTCTTATTGAGTTAAAGCTTACAATGTTTGTCTCTGTCAGCTTTTGGTGTTAGAACTGAACACTTACAAATACAAGTAGAAGCTAAGGCTACTACTGTTGACACAACATTCTTCCGCATTGTGAATTATGCATCAAGTTTTCCTGTTGGCTATAAATTGAGTCATTATTTAAAtagaacaataaaaaacaaagaaacaagctGATATGCAGGAAGGCAAAGACAGGGTATACAAAGTTATTTGCATAGACAGTCAGTGAACAGTGTAACAGTTTGTACATAGATTCACAGACTTTCGGACCATACACTATGAACAGTGGCTGTTAAGTTGATGTGATAAATCACAGAGTGATGTCTCACTGTTTATGTTTGTTCAAATTAAAATGCCCTCGCATGACAtatcaaacacatttacaagcaAAGCTTTAATTAGTGAAAGACAAATCTGTCCAAGAAACACCCTCATAAAAACAAGCTGTAAATCatgttgcagtttttttttttaaacatgatcAAAAAAAGAATTTACTGATCACTTACTGAAAATGGTCACAGCAGCAGTGTTGGCCATGATTTGGATGATATTgcagttattaaaaaaataagccaAATGGCCAATATTTGTCTCTCtgttaaaagaaaatgaaaatatcagTAATACAATTCCCATTTAACCTTTTCAAGATGAGGAAATATATAATCTGTTTAATGTCTGGTGGCTGCATAATGCTTTCACTGAGCATCAGTATTTGATGTGACTGATTCCCCGTGCTGAATATAACCTAGTATTTAGTTATTGTCCTCTGATTGTTAAATGCTGATTGGAATTCTTTAGCCATATTTCCCCCACTAGCTTTTATACATAGCATTGCTATGCTATACACTTATTTCCAAGTTTACTGAGTCTTTAAGCTACATGGACTTTccctttgaaaatatttttcaaaCAGAGAAACAGTAAGTTTCTTGGCTAACCATTGATACAGATGTATTTATAGGGAATAAAGTATAATGATTCACTTCAACCAACAAGAGAACTGAATGATAAAATCATATCTGTGCAGGAATAACGTTTTCTTTACCtgaaatttaatatttaaaatggtCTTTTATCTTTGGCAAGCATCAACTCCCCTGTGAATTTAGAGACACGTAGTTGTTTATTTGTGTAGGTCGATAGAAAGAGGGATTACTGGATAAATCTGAGCATATAAAAGAATGAAGCATTTATTTCCAAAGTAATCACAGAGCACAGAGAGATGCTAAACTGAATCTCTCATTCCCCAAGGACTGAGGAAGCATACATCGAGGGAGATCTGTGACACACTCAGATTGTCTAGAGACATCGCCTTCTTAAAGTGTTACCCATCTACAACATGTTTGGATCtgcaattttaaattaaatttactcattcaccaccaccccccaccacacacacacacacacacacacacacacacacaaaacacacacacacacacaaattaataattattatatcaATCAACACATTGAGCTGGGCTGTGCAACAGTTGTCTGACATTTCCAGCTAGCTAATAAAAGAATATTTGCATTAGAAGATGAAATTTATCTCAGTATTTAAATAGACTCACACATATTGTGTATATCAGTAAAGATAATACGCTATGGCTGACTCATTACCAGAAAATACAATGTTCTGAATCGCAGCTCATAAAAAGTGTTTTCACTGCAAAGAACATTTTGCAAATCTCCTTATCAAAGCTTGAATGTTTGAATGCTTTTAAGGAAAATGGATTTCCTGTAACTTACTGAGCAGGCTTATTTTATTAAAGTGTACCCACTTTTCTAGCCTACTAAACTACTTGTGTCCAATTTTCTGCACCTGAAAGTTATAGAATTTCAAGGCTGTTGTTTGGCCAAATAATGGTACcttaaaatgtgtatttatggtgaaaggaatacaaaaataatttcttgGACAAATTATTAGGAAgacctcttcttctttttttaagattattttttagggTTAGAAAGACCTCTTAGTATAACACAATTCAACAGCACTACAGGCTGTCGCCTCCAAACTGACCATAAATAAACAGTTGCAACATTTGAACCTTCATGAAGGTAGGATTTATTGCTGGACTGTTGTAgcagactgcattagtttttaGGTGGACCTAATGAACTGTGTTTGTtcgttattctgagtcactacTTGGGCCAAAATTGTGGAGTTAACCAGAAATCTACACTACACAACTCTCATCTCTCACACCTATGGATTATATAGTCCATGTTTTCTCCCACCACTCTGAATACAGAGCATATTATTCACCTTGAAAGTGACGTAAAACAGACATGGTATTGTGGGAGAGATGTTGAAATAGCCTGCTGTCTGGATTAGCCCAAGGCAAAGAATGGGTCATATCCCCTCACCACTATTGATTGAGAAAACAGATCATCCCTTTATGCAAGGACAGGAAaagtataaaatataatattgatTTAATTTCAAATATTCAGAAAACTAGAAAGTGTGATTTATATAAGCTGCCTACATTTGGATTTATATAAGTGTTATTTTTAGGAAAATGCCTTTACCACAAAAGGGAGAAAATCTTACTCATGCTGAACAATCAGTTTTGAGTGTTGGGCCTATAAATAAAGGCTGCGAGGTCACATGTATCAGACCCCTGTGGGGAAAACAGAAGCGGGCAAACTTTGTAGAGCCAAGACCAACATAAAGCTATAACTACAAAAACTTTTCTCTGTTCATTTTAAGACCTGAGCTATGTGTAGGCCCTACTTTAGTTTTTGAGGCCTCAATGAATCATACTTTTTTCACTCAAGGGGCGTTTAGACACTGGCATTTTCAACATCTTTTCTATATTCTCCATTGTCTGCACTCAGAAACAAAGAGAGGAAGCCCAGTTGTGTAGCCATAGGCCTAATGAAGTAAGTCTGTGTATAGCTTAGGCTACTTACAGAATTTCAGTAAATCAAAACGTGACCCATCAATATGTCATAATTTATATGCCGCAGATCAGTCACAGCAGTGcaaataatcattttatttaatataaataacTTTAAACTACAagacaatgtgaaatagtatcaccaaaataaatagaaaaaaaaacctttacgTGTATTGCAAATGGCACATCAGCAGTATGACAGTTACAGTAAATTACAATCATGATGAGCAGGAGACTGTAGACTGCGactaatgtatttatttgaacCCATGAGCCCAGATGACCCCGCATCCGTGTCCATGCGTGCCAGACATCCTCTGTATCACTTTCTGCGTTGGATGTAGCTTTCTAAAATCTTCATCAACATGTCCCCCTCCTGAAACAGAGAGACCATAACATCAGATTAAATGTCAGAATTTCAGTCATGTTTGTgcgcaaaaacaaaacaaaaacacgtttGGACTTAAGTGATGCTCACCTGAGTTTTCGTGCGGCTCTCCAGTGTATCCACCTGCGCTTGTAACGCCACCTTCAGGAACTCTTGGAAAAGCTCCACGAGAGCGCTCTGCCCCGCAGTGTCTTCCAGTGCATCAGCGCCATGCCCCTCAGCTGAAGGCAGCAGAGGGGTATCCATCACACTCTTCTTCCCCATGAAATGTCCTGCCAAATCAAAGACAATGCTCGTTAGTAGACTTCAGTTATGTGAGACCTGGAGAGAAAATACCTTTTAGGGACATGACAAAATCAACATCCTTAGAGGCAGAAAATGTGATCATGTAAAAAGAAATTTAATATAGCCTATGAGGGAAATATATGACAGATTCTTTAGGTTTCATCCAATGCAAACATGACCGATTTGTCCATAGCTGTTCAATCAAAAGATGGTTCTTACCTGTAGCCCAAAGATTGCCTCTTGGATTCACTTTAATTTTTGCAACTTTATTCCTAAGCTCAGTCAGGTCGAAACTGACTGCGGCGGTAAAAGACATGAAAGAAAATAAGACAAGATAAGCAAATAAGCCACACTGGCAAACATTATTCAGCGTAAACCCTTTCATCTCAACGCGGAGCGGCGAACTGTCCTCCAGGGTGCAAATGTCCAAGTGTCTCCTGTTGGTCGTGGATTGCTCAGACGCATCCTGCTTTTATAGGCTCTCCTGTGCGGGGCGGGCTCTGTTTATGTTGCGTGTACAGCCATCATCATAAATCGAAATCGGCGAACTGTCCTCCAGGGTGCAAATGTCCAAGTGTCTCCTGTTGGTCGTGGATTGCTCAGACGCATCCTGCTTTTATAGGCTCTCCTGTGCGGGGCGGGCTCTGTTTATGTTGCGTGTACAGCCATCATCATAAATCGAAATGTACTCAGGGGAGTTATTGTCAGGGTTTCGTTGGGCCGCGCCTCTGGCTGTGCGTATTTTACGCACCACCCGACTTATCTTTAACTCACCGCAGATGCGAATGTTTGTTGAGAAACAGCGATCAATTATCATCAATTACACGAGCAGCAACATACCAGTGGGCAAATGTTCTATGTGTAGACTAATTGATTCATTAAGGTTTGATTTTTACATTCTCCTGAAGGCTGgacgtttttttgggggggctggGGATGGCTGCACAAACAGTAGGCTATATTTAGATTTAGGAAATCCCCTCAAATAAATGCATCATGTTCTTACAATTCATATTAAACCTATCAAATATTCTATgccacaacatacagtatatcacaacCATTAATACGAGCTTCATACATACTAAAATCATTTCTTGGAGGTTGGGCACTGTTTATTGTTTGGTTGTGGCCAGATCCACAAAATGGCAGAGGTGATGACAGCTCATGCTTCCTTCTTGAGCAACACATAGTAATTTCCTGCACAGGTCCCTTGAACCCCCTCCAGGTCTCAGGGCCAGGTCCTTAACAATGAGCAACGTGACATTTGGCCAGTTGCAGCATGATGCTGTGATCACCATCAGTCCTCTGAGGACAGGAGAACCTGCTGGTTCTCACTGCTAATTTAGAGCTGATAAGACAGACGGGCTCGTTGTCACTTCAGGGTGCTAAAGTTGCAAGTTTAGTGGAAGGGCTGCAGTTTGCGTCTTGCTCTTTTCATAACCTTtggcattctctctctctctctcacacacacatacacacacacttgtgatTTTAGACATTCTGCATAGCTGAATGTCAGTCTAATTACTGTCTGGCCATCACGGCATCACTCTCACCAAGTTCAGATTGGATGAACCGAGATAGCCGGGGTTTTATGACTGCATTTCCTTAaaagatgtatatatatatatatatatatatatatatatatatatatatatatatatatatatatatatatatatatatacacatacatcaaATCTCAGGCTTAAAACAATTGATTCATAGGTCAAGGGGCACACTTTATTTCTAGGGCTACTTGGTGTTGCTTTGTTTACTCAGGGCCACACCACAAATGGAAAGTTGACAGTGTAACTACACATATTCATCTAATTGTGACCACTGAAGCATGTTTTTGTGACTGAAGATagcagtgataaaaaagtcccACCTAACAGGCAATGCAATCAAGGTCTTTGATGTCAAGTGAAGATGGCATCCAAATGCAATCTCAGTCCAAGTTCAAATACCCCAATAGTTTTAAGTGGATCCATATTATGATTATATGTTGATCCATGAGATTACATGACTTTGTTGGAAAGCCTCAGTCGAATTGACCTTGACTGCAGGTACACTTTACGTTTGCTCTCAGTATTTAAACAAAGAGAATAGAAACACTCAAAGCATGTCTGCACTAATGAAAAGCTCAGCCCACTTAAAAAGAGGCAgcatctacagtacaggccaaaagtttggacacaccttctcattcaatgcgtttcctctttattttcatgactatttacattgtagattctcactgaaggcatcaaaactatgaatgaacacatatggaattatgtacttaacaaaaaagtgtgaaataactgaaaacatgtcatatattttagattcttcaaagtagccaccctttgcttttttattaataaggggaaaaattccactaattaaccctgacaaggtacacctgtgaagtgaaaaccatttcaggtgactacctcatgaagctcattgagagaacaccaagggtttgcagagttatcaaaaaaagcaaagggtggctactttgaggaatctaaaatataagacatgtttccagttatttcacacttttttgttaagtacatatttccatatgtgttcattcattcgCATAGGTCTGCAAATTCACCTGAATTTGACAGGGGTTGTTACTGGTTTTGTAGAATATTTGGATTTATGAATGAAAAAACTATGATATATATCCTCTTCATCTTATTTTAAGgaaccttttatttttttttactgaatttCTATAAAAGAATACATTTATCAAAATGATATAGGATTAGTAACAATTGTCCTAGAAAACTGTATTTCTAAAGGATTTCCAGAAGAGATATTGCTTTTTACTCTCTAAAACAAGAAGACATAACTTTTTTTATGTGAATTTATTGGATTCTGTAGTAGTAAAAGCAGACGTAGAGACAATAAACAGTCAACTTGCGATATGTCTTTTCGACATTTCCTGATCACGATTGCTCCATCACccaagaaaaatgtttttaattccaCCACTGCAGGGTCGACATCCTCTGTAGTAGCTGTTTATGTAAAGCACGGGCCAAAACAAAATGAGACAGAGTTAAAATAATCCATAGTGAATGGTTACCAgatttcatatttaatatcaTTCATGTTCAGTTGTCATAAAATACTTCACATATCTTTTTCAAAGACAATGATTCaacaagaaagaaacaagatTTAATTTTATCTTGATGAATGGTGTTTCACATTCTgagaaatacaaataaagatcGAGTTTCAAAGTAAATCTAGCCTAGTTCCcacacaaaaatatttttaaagcttggatttttcaaatgtaaaacaCCCTATCCACATTTCTACAAAATGTTCAAACAAATGGTACAAAAAAGCCAGTTGGGTTTGACAAAGTCTAACTTAATTCTGTTTTGAAAGGCATGACTGAGGTTTCCTGGACGTAGTTTAACCTTCTTGAGTCCTGAAGTTTGGGTAACTCACTCCCGATGGACCAGCACAAAGAGACCCAGCAAGAAGAGAACAGCGTACTGCAGAATGAAAACACCAACAAATGTAACAAATTAGATGGTCATGCAACATTTTTAAGCTGTAAAAAAATCGTGTTACTGGGACTGGTGTGATGGGGTCTACCAACTTACTTTGAACTTGGGGTAGTCATTCATGAGAATGGTGACAATTCCAATGTATGGCACGAACCTGGGGGTGATAAAAATGTTTACGGTCAAGAAATGTAATTGATGCATAATATATGTCTGCTTGTAACTGATAACATTTCCTACAGTACACAAATGGTCTACAACTTAAGTCACTGAATGAAAAGGGCAGAAATAAATGGGGCCAAAGTCTCCCCTGCGACTCTCGTCCACGGTCTGGAAGCTGAAGCAGGAACGGTTAATCCCTGTTGCAtattcatttttgaaaataaaatcagGCCTCCTTCTACATTCACTAACTGTCTTTCGGCCTACGCAACAGAGAACAagctatttaaaataaatctatGTGCAGCAGAGCAAGAGGTGAAACATTGTTTCAGCAAACTATTTGAAGATTAATTCACACTGCTTTGCCATTGACCGCATCATTTTTAAGAGCAGCCACTGAAATAAACAACATGGATTCAGATCTAATTGCAAAGCCAAACAAAACAGCACAGCTGTatggcaaaaaacaacaacggaaAAGAtaattgttaatcgcaattattcgTATGACAATTATTGGTCAACTTAAGTTTCATGATAGTGACAGCCCTGTTCTGGGATGAACATATGCTCAaacattaggggtgggaatcaccagaggcctcacgatatgatatcatcacgatacttatgtcacgatacaatattattgcgattttaaacatattgcaatattctgcaatatattgcaatttattaccttttttccaacttcaaatttttcccagtttcaaatgatgtccccaaaggaaaattttgtcaacattttttttatctaaaaagatacatttctctgtttgttcatctcacttcaattgtattgctgcaaaatggggattgtcaagcagacagactgaccaacacatatatcataaaagatcgatacttggcgtctgtgtatcgatacagtattgccacgaaaaatatcgctatactatgctgtatcgattttttcccccacccctatcaAACATACACCTAAGTGTTGCAAGGGATGTATGTTATGTCGCCTATCACTCTGTCGCTGATGGTTACTGTGTGCGGAGGTGCAATTCATGTTTCCTGCGCACCTGCGTGTTATCAGTCTTGTGGGCATGATGCGATATCCAAAAATATCGCATCATGCAGAGCGCATCTTGT carries:
- the nmbb gene encoding neuromedin Bb encodes the protein MKGFTLNNVCQCGLFAYLVLFSFMSFTAAVSFDLTELRNKVAKIKVNPRGNLWATGHFMGKKSVMDTPLLPSAEGHGADALEDTAGQSALVELFQEFLKVALQAQVDTLESRTKTQEGDMLMKILESYIQRRK